In a single window of the Terrirubrum flagellatum genome:
- a CDS encoding Xaa-Pro peptidase family protein, with product MTAVPRQFEGGRPPLHARRFESLLEGFTPSFEFQPVNPLPESEFIDRLRRIRREATVAGHDLLLVHADTIGWYHTSNSCLRYICDWAREGVLVIPTDEDQPLTLFSFYSSSVLLPPAGEPLLVEDIWQVGTWGRETYNRPGKTTDKVVEAVAQFLNKQGFATAQIGLIGDATSKPYWEGLKGQLGQCSFQNADAIIDRMQRVRSPREQAIVRAAAQLACIGVEAACHVIRPGVTDHEIYAAFTYAQMSRGGETGDGYQIGINRYGTHCGKPYGHVVRSGDLINLYISSVAYHGYSAQIARMIAVGAITDKQEEVLEMCVEGVKKAAAKVKPGALVSDVANASFEPYIARGYLTSSDSRTMPYNWQSLEDGSPRLAPRKYVPDEDWERQGRKLMHVYPATAGPHNPNVGHAVSMPKFANYNIASNNHDRLEEGMTFVLHSQWLEPEVAGCNVGDCYLVTAAGAENMSCHTPLEPHRVLV from the coding sequence ATGACGGCAGTCCCACGACAGTTCGAAGGCGGTCGCCCTCCTCTCCATGCGAGGAGATTTGAATCGTTGCTTGAGGGTTTCACGCCGAGCTTCGAGTTTCAGCCCGTAAATCCATTGCCGGAATCAGAATTCATCGACCGGCTGCGCCGCATCAGGCGTGAAGCCACAGTCGCCGGCCACGACCTGCTTCTCGTTCACGCCGACACGATCGGCTGGTATCACACGTCGAACTCCTGCCTGCGCTATATCTGCGACTGGGCGCGCGAGGGCGTTCTCGTCATCCCCACCGACGAAGATCAACCGCTGACCCTGTTCTCTTTCTACAGCAGCTCCGTGCTGCTGCCGCCTGCCGGCGAGCCGCTTCTTGTCGAGGACATCTGGCAGGTCGGCACCTGGGGGCGTGAGACCTACAACCGGCCGGGCAAGACGACAGACAAAGTCGTCGAAGCCGTAGCTCAATTTCTGAACAAGCAAGGCTTTGCGACTGCGCAGATCGGGCTGATCGGCGATGCGACATCGAAGCCCTATTGGGAAGGGCTTAAAGGCCAGCTCGGCCAATGTTCGTTTCAAAACGCGGACGCCATTATCGACCGCATGCAGCGCGTGCGCTCGCCCCGGGAGCAGGCGATTGTGCGGGCGGCCGCGCAACTGGCCTGCATCGGCGTCGAGGCCGCCTGCCATGTGATCAGGCCGGGCGTCACCGATCATGAAATCTACGCGGCCTTCACCTACGCGCAGATGTCGCGCGGGGGAGAAACGGGCGACGGCTATCAGATCGGAATCAATCGCTATGGCACTCACTGCGGCAAGCCTTATGGCCATGTCGTCAGGAGCGGCGATCTCATCAATCTCTACATCTCCAGCGTCGCCTATCACGGATATAGCGCGCAGATCGCACGGATGATCGCCGTCGGCGCCATCACCGACAAGCAGGAAGAGGTGCTGGAAATGTGCGTCGAGGGCGTGAAGAAGGCTGCAGCAAAAGTGAAGCCCGGCGCGCTCGTGTCGGACGTCGCCAACGCTTCCTTTGAACCTTACATTGCGCGCGGTTATCTCACATCGAGCGACAGCCGGACGATGCCCTACAACTGGCAGTCGCTTGAAGACGGCAGCCCTCGATTGGCGCCGCGCAAATATGTGCCTGACGAGGATTGGGAGCGTCAGGGCCGGAAGCTGATGCATGTTTATCCGGCGACGGCAGGCCCCCATAATCCCAATGTCGGCCATGCAGTCTCGATGCCGAAATTCGCCAACTACAACATAGCCTCCAACAATCATGACAGGTTGGAAGAGGGCATGACCTTTGTTCTGCATTCGCAATGGCTGGAGCCCGAAGTCGCGGGTTGCAATGTTGGCGATTGCTATCTGGTGACTGCGGCGGGCGCAGAAAATATGAGCTGTCACACGCCGTTGGAGCCGCATCGCGTCCTGGTGTGA
- a CDS encoding GntR family transcriptional regulator gives MSIHKRAAPADKSRGRKPAQSLRPGKAAPVASGADSLATVAYDRIEDLIVHCRVAPGASITTKEIQELVKLGRTPVHQAVRRLAAETLIAIRPRDGLQISPIDLQRDRRLLQLRRELDRFVAELATERLDANQRNRLLHLGAVIRERRPGMDVQEFNTYDRQLDAILIDAAAEPFLERTLRPLHTIFRRTGNVHLTHLGGAVGLARTIDCHLALLGAIVDRNKKAAQLASDELIDFAQSMFDSLEGNIDPKLLNAEQ, from the coding sequence ATGTCGATTCATAAGCGCGCGGCTCCGGCCGATAAATCACGGGGGAGAAAGCCGGCGCAATCGTTACGGCCCGGAAAGGCTGCGCCTGTCGCGAGCGGCGCCGACAGCCTTGCGACGGTCGCGTATGACCGTATCGAAGATCTGATTGTCCATTGCCGGGTCGCTCCCGGCGCGAGCATCACCACGAAAGAGATTCAGGAGCTGGTGAAGCTCGGCCGCACGCCTGTGCATCAGGCGGTGCGCCGCCTCGCAGCCGAGACGCTGATTGCGATCAGGCCGCGCGACGGGCTGCAGATCAGCCCGATCGACCTGCAACGCGACCGGCGCCTGCTGCAATTGCGTCGTGAATTGGATCGCTTCGTCGCCGAGCTCGCCACCGAACGGCTCGACGCCAACCAGCGCAACCGCCTTCTTCATCTGGGAGCCGTCATCCGCGAGCGCCGGCCCGGCATGGATGTCCAGGAGTTCAACACTTACGATCGCCAGCTCGATGCGATCCTGATCGACGCCGCCGCAGAGCCGTTTCTCGAACGCACGCTCAGACCGCTCCACACGATCTTTCGCCGCACCGGCAACGTGCATCTCACTCATCTCGGAGGCGCTGTGGGTTTAGCGCGAACGATTGACTGCCATCTCGCATTGCTTGGCGCGATCGTGGATCGGAACAAGAAGGCTGCGCAGCTGGCGTCGGACGAACTGATCGATTTTGCGCAGTCGATGTTCGACAGCCTCGAAGGCAATATCGATCCTAAACTGCTGAACGCCGAACAGTAG